The following coding sequences are from one Rattus rattus isolate New Zealand chromosome 11, Rrattus_CSIRO_v1, whole genome shotgun sequence window:
- the LOC116912629 gene encoding LOW QUALITY PROTEIN: submaxillary gland androgen-regulated protein 3A-like (The sequence of the model RefSeq protein was modified relative to this genomic sequence to represent the inferred CDS: deleted 2 bases in 1 codon), with protein MKPLYLVFGLWVLIGCFLSGECHRGPRGHDPRRRPPPPPPPPPPPFGPGIGQPPPPHFGPGFGPPPPPPPPPPPPPFGPGFGPPPPPPPFGFYPPYIPRPPHHRPPANPPTRPPPSNPPSRPPPTVQANTIPAANISVTTGIAPNSTNNL; from the exons ATGAAGCCACTGTATTTGGTGTTTGGCCTTTGGGTTCTCATAGGATGCTTCCTG TCTGGTGAGTGTCACAGAGGCCCCAGAGGACATGATCCTAGACGacgaccaccaccacctcctcctcctcctccccctccctttggtCCAGGAATTGGTCAACCACCCCCTCCACATTTTGGTCCAGGATTTGGTccaccc cctcctcctcctcctcctcctcctccccctccctttggtCCAGGATTTGGtccaccaccccctcctcctccctttggtTTTTATCCTCCTTATATACCACGTCCTCCACACCATAGACCTCCAGCCAATCCTCCTACAAGGCCTCCTCCAAGCAATCCTCCTTCTCGACCTCCTCCCACAGTACAAGCAAATACAATACCAGCTGCCAATATCTCTGTAACTACTGGTATTGCCCCAAATTCCACTAATAATTTGTAG